From Leptidea sinapis chromosome 3, ilLepSina1.1, whole genome shotgun sequence, a single genomic window includes:
- the LOC126979217 gene encoding uncharacterized protein LOC126979217 — translation MEVEEAICVYLLLRKKERKKKRQYWVHPILRDRFTHGQFQTLYPKLRSFEPKFFNYLRMSINSFDELLEMMSKQIESNDTHMRSSVSPEEKLVITLRYLGTGCSFGELHYNFRLGKSTITGIVREVCETLWEKVTKNVMPEPSEDIWKKIAKDFEKYANFPNCIGAIDGKHIRITKPKDSGSLYYNYKTFFSIVLLALCDSNYCFTFIDIGSYGKSSDSAIFKNSAFYKRLIEKSLHIPKPKPISETDPKPLPYVIVGDEAFGLSENVMRPYAGKGLSYEKKIFNYRLSRARRFIECTFGILANKWRIFHRPINVNIDFAEDIIKACCVLHNFVRTRDGIQYEDTLHTAPMSNLITLHAGRGTPSSLNIRDKYANYFVNEGRVEWQDTKI, via the exons ATGGAAGTCGAAGAAGCAATATGTGTGTACTTGTTGCTCcgtaaaaaagaaagaaagaagaaacggCAGTATTGGGTGCATCCAATATTACGCGATCGGTTTACTCATGGTCAGTTTCAGACTTTATATCCAAAATTAAGAAGTTTTGAACCAAAATTCTTCAATTATTTGAGAATGTCGATAAATTCATTTGATGAATTATTAGAAATGATGAGTAAACAAATTGAATCTAATGATACCCATATGAGGTCAAGCGTGTCCCCAGAAGAAAAACTCGTGATCACATTAAg ataTCTGGGTACTGGTTGTTCCTTTGGAGAACTACATTACAACTTTCGTCTTGGCAAATCTACAATCACAGGAATTGTCCGTGAAGTATGTGAAACTCTGTGGGAAAAAGTCACAAAAAACGTCATGCCTGAACCCAGCgaagatatatggaagaaaATAGCTAaagattttgaaaaatatgCAAATTTTCCCAATTGCATAGGCGCCATAGATGGCAAGCATATAAGGATTACAAAACCCAAAGATTCGGGttctttgtattataattacaaaacttttttttccaTAGTACTGTTGGCACTTTGTGATAGTAACTATTGTTTTACTTTCATAGATATCGGATCTTACGGAAAAAGTAGTGATtctgcaatttttaaaaattcagcATTTTATAAAAGGTTAATAGAAAAGTCATTACACATACCAAAACCTAAACCAATATCTGAAACAGATCCTAAACCATTGCCATACGTCATAGTTGGCGATGAAGCGTTTGGTTTATCCGAAAATGTAATGCGACCCTATGCAGGTAAAGGGCTatcatatgaaaaaaaaatatttaattacaggtTATCAAGAGCTCGACGTTTTATTGAATGCACTTTCGGAATTCTGGCAAACAAGTGGCGCATTTTTCATAGGCCTATAAACGTGAATATAGACTTTGCCGAAGACATAATAAAGGCCTGTTGCGTGCTACACAATTTTGTTAGAACTAGAGATGGTATACAGTATGAAGATACTTTACATACTGCGCCAATGAGTAATCTTATTACATTACATGCAGGAAGGGGTACACCATCATCATTAAACATTAGAGACAAATATGCTAATTACTTTGTGAATGAGGGTCGTGTAGAATGGCAAGACacgaaaatatga
- the LOC126979261 gene encoding uncharacterized protein LOC126979261, with translation MDRFDTELFIDEVEKRPALWNIQCAEYSNKTIKNGAWQELVEIFGENEDSLEKKVLFGVSLQKKWKNIRDAYNKEFKKGKSIPSGSGACKGSKYMYFDRLSFLQKTIENKETITNIDEAKNEEIRNIDQKLDNFVNAREIQPVPNKRKKTKITSEERLANILENSIESRDKIQRQIQESMSKQDDDDKLFCMSLYKELKKVPENKRLATKIELLQVIQKGQKLPSPIHITSQQNTHNAVFWQNQQYSNPQGYFTGYSTIVPGESPSPLSCNSTDDSQSSIVQNIYSDV, from the exons ATGGATCGCTTCGACACCGAGCTATTCATCGATGAGGTGGAAAAAAGACCTGCTTTGTGGAACATCCAATGTGCAGAATATTCTAACAAAACGATTAAAAACGGAGCTTGGCAGGAGCTGGTGGAGATTTTTGGAGAAAATGAGGATTCTTTGGAAAAGAAGGTTCTTTTTG GTGtatcattacaaaaaaaatggaagAACATCCGTGATGCTTATAATAAGGAATTCAAGAAAGGCAAATCAATTCCTTCTGGTTCTGGTGCATGTAAAGGTTCAAAATACATGTATTTCGACCGGCTTTCTTTTCTTCAGAAGACGATAGAAAACAAAGAAACTATCACAAACATAGATGAAGCCAAAAATGAAGAAATTCGGAACATTGACCAAAAGCtagataattttgtaaatgCACGTGAAATACAACCGGTACCCAATAAAAGGAAGAAAACTAAAATTACTTCAGAAGAGCGATTGGCTAACATATTAGAAAATAGTATTGAATCAAGAGATAAAATACAAAGACAAATACAAGAAAGTATGTCAAAGcaagatgatgatgataaacttTTTTGCATGTCATTGTATAAAGAGTTAAAGAAAGTTCCAGAAAATAAACGATTGGCTACTAAAATTGAATTGCTCCAGGTAATACAGAAAGGGCAGAAATTACCATCGCCTATTCATATCACGAGCCAGCAAAACACGCATAATGCAGTATTTTGGCAAAACCAACAATATTCAAACCCACAAGGATATTTCACTGGATATTCTACAATAGTACCAGGAGAGTCTCCATCGCCTTTATCATGCAATAGCACTGACGATTCACAGTCTTCTatagtacaaaatatatattctgacgtataa
- the LOC126979244 gene encoding AN1-type zinc finger protein 1-like produces the protein MEFPSLGEHCQYDSCNQTDFLPLQCKCGKVFCRVHFNDHCLSGLCELAPKSREINLRNDDEIFRCSENLCKKGNFHEMLCDKCHKHFCVEHRFHLSCPEIDDDVMALKIEQLEAPRRQFHEVNKHLQEKITENIRKALQSSAKVKTASKIHLMRIKQKAIGPKILPANERTYFSIKKPEDMEAKPVVIVHDEENVVKIVTISIDPDLKGAVPVFVSSKWSLGRAIDSICETCNIMNDNNKIGPTKLRLFRQLDGYCISPTKMHIEIKELIASEILTEGDKLVMEYISTDVMNSLDDSSQVFLRQ, from the exons ATGGAATTTCCGTCTCTTGGTGAACATTGCCAGTATGATAGCTGCAACCAAACAGATTTCCTTCCACTGCAGTGCAAGTGTGGTAAAGTCTTCTGCCGCGTTCATTTCAACGACCACTGCCTATCAGGTCTATGTGAATTAGCACCAAAATCCAGAGAAATTAATCTAAGGaatgatgatgaaatatttaGGTGTTCCGAAAATTTATGCAAGAAAGGAAATTTCCACGAAATGCTATGTGATAAATGTCACAAACATTTCTGTGTTGAACATAGGTTCCATTT ATCATGTCCAGAAATAGATGATGATGTGATGGCACTGAAAATTGAACAGCTTGAAGCACCAAGAAGACAATTTCATGAGgtgaataaacatttacagGAAAAG atAACAGAAAATATTAGAAAAGCTCTGCAGTCATCAGCAAAAGTAAAAACTGCTTCTAAAATACATCTTATGAGAATAAAACAGAAAGCAATAGGTCCTAAAATTCTGCCTGCCAATGAAAGaacatatttttcaataaaaaaaccaGAAGACATGGAGGCAAAACCCGTAGTTATTGTACATGATGAAGAAAATGTTGTGAAAATAGTGACAATTTCTATAGATCCGGATTTAAAAGGTGCTGTACCAGTTTTTGTGAGTTCAAAATGGAGTTTGGGAAGAGCAATTGATAGTATTTGTGAAACATGTAATATCATGAACGATAATAATAAGATTGGACCAACGAAGCTGAGACTGTTTAGACAATTGGACGGATATTGTATTAGTCCAACAAAGATGCACATAGAGATCAAGGAATTGATTGCCAGTGAAATATTAACGGAAGGTGATAAGTTAGTGATGGAATATATCAGCACAGATGTTATGAACAGTCTTGATGATAGTTCACAGGTATTTTTAAGACAATAA
- the LOC126979157 gene encoding lutropin-choriogonadotropic hormone receptor-like, translating into MARMTSSWKHNILVACLIVLVRQCRSEGGVSVVLLKSNITKLTANVIQSAGYNLDTVEHLSIMDAPNLEHVAVEDLTTMPNLKSLFITQAPRLHRIAPLPALPELRTFIVTTCGLVEVPNLSHVHDLHTSNVSYLQAIDLEGNHIRRLPSHALRVRADQVSLNYNLIEEVPAHAFKNAKISKLSFRGNPNLIRLDPQAFAGNLLLRQLDLSNTAITSLPTKGLEKLEVLKIEKTPSLKYIPSIYEFQHLEKAHLTHHFHCCAFAFPERHNPARHALYETQLAIMIQKCDKDNERRKSSTRSRRALPPIFVKLTTAPYSDIRDTSATTSEEDDTGWSEGDYFSDSGSFEDDDRDHFNGDGFHDTVNSSLGASYGDCSNFSRSRRKVECTPLPDALNPCEDVMGWSWLRASVWFVIAAAVVGNVAVLLVLLANHTEMTVPRFLMCHLAFSDLCTGLYLFMLAVVDLRSYGEFFNYAYDWQYGVGCKIAGFLSVFSGQLSVFTLTIVTLERWFAITYAIYLERRISLTAAAKIMIGGWLFSVLMAGLPLAGVSDYSSTSICLPVESENIGVAVYQGSLFMTNAIAWVTIVICYVQIYRSLGGGGEKYGGRGAAAAAERRIANKMALLVGTDLLCWAPVAFFGVTALAGVPLVDVSHGKVLLVFFYPLNACANPFLYAILTKQYRRDLLTLIARTGRCNWLVEKYKLRTPPPTAHTNPSAPVPLLPLVDYQSSHSQVKENGSAML; encoded by the exons TGCGGCAGTGTCGCAGCGAAGGCGGTGTGTCGGTGGTGCTGCTCAAGTCGAACATAACGAAGCTGACGGCGAACGTGATCCAGTCGGCAGGTTACAACCTGGACACGGTTGAGCAttt GTCGATCATGGACGCGCCCAATTTGGAGCATGTGGCAGTTGAAGATCTGACTACGATGCCTAATCTCAAATCATT GTTTATCACACAAGCTCCGAGGCTGCACCGGATCGCGCCACTACCTGCTCTACCGGAACTACGCACATT TATAGTGACGACGTGCGGTCTGGTTGAAGTTCCCAACCTGAGCCACGTGCACGATCTCCACACATCTAACGTGTCATATTTACAGGCAAT agacctggaaGGTAACCACATACGGAGACTTCCCTCGCACGCGCTCCGAGTACGCGCTGATCAAGT ATCTTTGAACTACAACCTGATAGAGGAGGTTCCTGCGCACGCATTCAAGAACGCAAAAATATCTAAACT GAGTTTCAGAGGCAACCCTAATTTAATAAGACTGGATCCACAAGCTTTCGCTGGAAATCTTCTATTAAGACAACT AGATTTAAGCAACACAGCGATTACGAGTCTGCCAACCAAAGGGCTTGAGAAGTTGGAAGTATTGAAGATTGAAAAGACACCATCCTTAAAATACATTCCCTCAATTTATGAGTTTCAG CATTTAGAGAAAGCTCACCTAACCCACCACTTCCACTGCTGTGCGTTCGCGTTCCCGGAGCGACACAACCCAGCCAGACACGCTCTCTACGAAACGCAGTTGGCTATCATGATTCAA AAGTGTGACAAAGACAACGAACGCAGAAAGTCTTCGACCAGAAGTCGCAGAGCTCTGCCGCCGATTTTCGTGAAGCTAACTACTGCTCCCTACAG TGACATAAGAGACACATCTGCCACAACAAGCGAGGAGGACGACACTGGCTGGTCTGAGGGCGACTATTTTTCTGACTCCGGTAGCTTTGAAGACGACGACAGAGATCACTTCAACGGAGACGGTTTCCATGATACTGTCAACAGTAGCCTGGGGGCTTCCTATGGCGACTGCTCTAATTTCAGTCGAAG TCGACGAAAAGTGGAATGCACGCCACTACCAGACGCGCTGAATCCTTGCGAAGACGTAATGGGGTGGTCGTGGCTCAGAGCCAGCGTTTGGTTCGTGATCGCCGCAGCAGTGGTCGGCAACGTGGCTGTTCTCTTGGTACTCCTCGCCAACCACACAGAGATGACAGTGCCTCGCTTCCTCATGTGCCATCTTGCCTTCTCAGACCTCTGCACAGGACTATACCTCTTCATGCTAGCAGTCgtagacttaagatcttatggaGAGTTCTTTAACTACGCTTACGACTGGCAATACGGCGTCGGATGCAAAATAGCCGGCTTCCTATCCGTATTTTCTGGACAATTATCAGTATTCACTCTCACTATTGTCACTTTGGAGCGATGGTTTGCCATTACATACGCAATTTACCTAGAAAGGAGGATATCTTTGACAGCCGCCGCGAAAATAATGATCGGCGGTTGGCTTTTCTCTGTATTAATGGCCGGATTACCTCTCGCAGGTGTATCAGACTACTCGTCAACGTCAATTTGTCTGCCGGTGGAAAGTGAAAATATTGGAGTTGCTGTATATCAGGGTTCCTTATTTATGACCAATGCGATCGCTTGGGTAACGATAGTTATATGTTACGTACAGATATATAGATCCCTTGGTGGAGGCGGGGAGAAATATGGCGGCAGAGGCGCCGCGGCCGCCGCTGAAAGAAGAATTGCCAACAAAATGGCTTTACTCGTCGGAACAGATTTGTTATGTTGGGCACCTGTTGCATTCTTCGGAGTGACCGCATTAGCCGGTGTGCCCTTAGTCGATGTCAGCCATGGAAAAGTGTTGCTTGTGTTCTTTTACCCCCTAAATGCTTGTGCGAATCCATTTTTGTATGCAATTCTCACGAAACAATACCGCAGGGATCTGTTGACACTGATAGCGCGCACGGGGAGATGTAATTGGTTGGTGGAGAAATATAAACTGAGAACTCCGCCACCAACAGCGCACACGAATCCTTCAGCTCCGGTTCCCTTACTGCCCCTAGTAGATTACCAAAGTTCGCATTCGCAGGTTAAAGAAAATGGGTCTGCCAtgctttaa